In Tubulanus polymorphus chromosome 2, tnTubPoly1.2, whole genome shotgun sequence, a single window of DNA contains:
- the LOC141898776 gene encoding uncharacterized protein LOC141898776 encodes MVKRMWNTPSCVIGVTLLIMSLLSNVENKIVKRQTLQLKADVQMNGVTGSVVFDSSSIKLSLSGTPSSVQYQFEVREFPVDYQKPKPCSTIGKIFRNFTATTSNLQNPITKKLALSGSNSIAGRSIRLSAASWEICATVDSYTKTAHARFTTVIGGDVFFRGSSNSKDVSILSELYVVDATNVASKRKFKIYDGSVDEALPIVDRCKNIGKVWNPNGITPSGCSQVNPTGCLVGDLSGKYGDVQVGVGEGIKSMFTDSSFGLGDGRVIGKALVLLDSNDQVLTCAAIRDLKPKEASFSVNRDGIRIGMMFKQTYPLSPTAISISYTSGGALTQFQICEFPVFPRLTKSEDVCSNDTLGPVFDPLASAGGAVDSTPDINPVGDLSKTYFSRISALMKSTNFTVNNHYLQLFGHNSVIGRSIRIQASNGAVGCCHIRLRGNVRTAIGSFKYPVFGHAIFQQDATDPWTETTVYISLDRLDGTVTKNHMWHIHKYPISADFTAPGKARCASEGGRFNPYNVYMGRNYSAACNKDSELRCQLGNLAGKHRNIDIGGGNRYFFTDVLMPLSGPMSIIGRTVDVHNPDGSRLSCADVILQNQPSVLADFSDGSGPTGTISLKQKSLYHATSIDVKLYNLAANAGGYHVHLYPVPYNQPLPCSPANVAGHFDPFGPTKAPVNGTGSPNQYEVGDLSGKFGLLTDLNKIERTFNDPSLSLTSAQSVIGRSLVIHKKDGSRWKCANVTHDTKGIKKTTATVIEATASFDGDIEGYISLSQFVNFDTGYFSNTAIEIDLKYSYDVKKITRNHNWHVHTSPTGFGMTVAEKCVSPHYNPFLANVSSKSYATSCKFANPLACELGDQSRKLGQYDIGGGKAFFTDVDLPLAGNFSVIGRSFVVHAENSGGPRIACADIVPESTPQRDMNFPSTSFTKTELRDMVVKILDIETWQVTVSSENYGKISSQCMKAVIYFPGAQGEMLLRKFDETPAEKFGKFQPTAICIGMKFDASLVLLLLGIIISRTSIM; translated from the exons ATGGTGAAGAGAATGTGGAATACACCGTCATGTGTTATAGGGGTAACCCTATTGATCATGTCATTACTGTCAAACGTTGAGAATAAGATAGTTAAAC GTCAAACTCTACAATTAAAAGCTGATGTTCAGATGAATGGCGTCACTGGTTCTGTAGTTTTTGACTCATCATCTATAAAATTATCGCTATCTGGCACTCCCTCCAGTGTGCAATATCAGTTTGAAGTAAGAGAATTTCCTGTAGATTATCAAAAGCCGAAGCCATGTTCTACAATTGGCAAAAT TTTCAGAAATTTTACGGCAACCACTTCGAACTTGCAAAACCCAATAACAAAAAAGTTAGCGTTGAGCGGTTCAAACAGTATAGCAg GTCGTTCAATCCGTTTGAGTGCTGCTTCATGGGAGATTTGTGCTACTGTTGACAGTTATACAAAAACAGCTCATGCCAGATTTACTACTGTTATCGGTGGAGATGTATTCTTTAGAGGTTCCTCAAACTCGAAAGACGTGTCCATTTTATCGGAGCTTTACGTCGTTGATGCGACGAATGTCGCGAGTAAacgaaaatttaaaatttacGACGGTTCCGTAGATGAAGCTCTACCAATTGTGGATCGATGTAAAAATATTGGCAAAGTTTGGAATCCAAACGGTATTACTCCGAGTGGATGCTCACAAGTGAACCCAACTGGATGCCTGGTTGGAGATCTGTCTGGAAAATACGGTGATGTACAAGTCGGTGTCGGGGAAGGCATCAAAAGTATGTTTACTGACTCATCATTCGGTCTCGGCGATGGACGAGTCATTGGAAAGGCGTTGGTTTTATTGGACAGTAATGATCAAGTGTTAACTTGTGCCGCGATCCGTGATTTAAAACCTAAAGAAGCGTCATTCTCTGTGAACCGAGACGGAATTCGAATCGGTATGATGTTCAAACAGACGTACCCGTTATCACCGACAGCAATATCTATCTCATATACTTCGGGCGGTGCGCTTACTCAGTTCCAGATTTGTGAATTTCCAGTTTTTCCTCGTCTTACTAAATCTGAGGATGTATGCAGCAATGATACTCTGGGGCCTGTGTTCGATCCACTAGCATCAGCCGGAGGAGCCGTAGACTCCACTCCCGATATAAATCCAGTCGGTGATCTTTCAAAAACCTATTTTTCTCGAATTTCTGCATTGATGAAATCAACCAACTTCACGGTGAACAATcactatttacaattatttggTCACAATAGCGTGATTGGACGGTCGATTAGAATTCAGGCGTCCAATGGGGCTGTTGGTTGTTGTCATATAAGATTACGAGGAAATGTACGAACAGCTATTGGTTCATTTAAATACCCAGTTTTTGGCCATGCAATATTCCAACAAGATGCGACGGATCCGTGGACTGAAACGACAGTTTATATTTCTCTGGATCGATTGGATGGTACAGTTACGAAGAATCACATGTGGCACATTCATAAGTATCCGATTTCGGCTGATTTTACGGCACCAGGAAAAGCTCGCTGTGCATCAGAGGGGGGCCGTTTCAACCCGTATAATGTGTATATGGGTAGGAATTACAGTGCTGCGTGTAATAAAGATAGTGAATTACGATGTCAACTCGGAAATCTTGCTGGAAAACACCGCAATATCGATATAGGAGGAGGGAATAGGTATTTCTTCACCGATGTATTGATGCCTTTATCAGGACCTATGAGTATAATCGGTAGAACAGTTGATGTACATAATCCGGATGGAAGTAGATTGTCATGTGCAGACGTCATCCTTCAAAATCAGCCATCCGTTCTTGCTGATTTTTCGGATGGCAGTGGACCAACCGGAACAATCAGTCTGAAGCAGAAGTCGTTATACCACGCCACTTCAATAGATGTGAAGTTGTATAATCTAGCGGCGAATGCTGGAGGATACCATGTTCATCTTTACCCTGTTCCTTACAATCAACCCTTGCCTTGTTCACCTGCCAATGTTGCTGGGCATTTTGATCCATTTGGACCCACAAAAGCGCCGGTTAATGGTACCGGTAGTCCAAATCAGTATGAAGTTGGCGATCTTAGTGGAAAATTTGGTTTGTTAACTG atCTGAACAAAATTGAGAGGACATTCAACGACccatcattatcattgacCTCGGCACAGTCCGTGATTGGTCGTTCTCTTGTCATTCATAAAAAAGATGGCAGTCGTTGGAAATGTGCTAATGTAACACATGACACTAAAGGAATTAAAAAAACTACCGCTACAGTTATTGAAGCGACTGCTAGTTTTGATGGTGATATTGAAGGATACATCAGTTTG AGTCAGTTCGTGAATTTCGATACTGGATATTTTTCCAACACAGCTATAGAAATAGATTTGAAGTATTCCTATGATGTCAAGAAAATA ACTCGTAACCACAATTGGCATGTACATACATCACCAACTGGGTTTGGAATGACAGTTGCTGAAAAATGTGTCAGTCCACATTACAATCCATTCCTCGCAAACGTATCATCA AAAAGTTATGCCACTTCTTGTAAATTCGCAAACCCATTAGCCTGCGAACTTGGTGACCAGTCACGCAAACTAGGACAGTATGACATCGGTGGTGGAAAGGCTTTCTTTACTGATGTTGATTTACCACTTGCTGGCAACTTCTCTG TTATTGGTCGCTCTTTCGTCGTTCATGCCGAAAATTCTGGAGGCCCAAGAATTGCTTGCGCTGATATCGTACCCGAGTCAACTCCGCAAAGGGATATGAATTTCCCTTCGACATCCTTCACAAA GACTGAGTTACGGGATATGGTGGTGAAGATATTGGATATTGAGACATGGCAAGTGACtgtttcatctgaaaattatggAAAGATTTCTTCCCAGTGTATGAAAGCAGTTATATATTTCCCTG GAGCGCAAGGTGAAATGCTGTTGAGAAAATTTGATGAGACACCTGCCGAAAAGTTTGGCAAATTTCAACCCACAGCCATTTGCATAG GGATGAAATTCGATGCATCACTTGTGTTGTTGCTATTGGGAATCATAATTTCAAGAACATCTATCATGTGA
- the LOC141900218 gene encoding sideroflexin-1-like, with amino-acid sequence MELPDADSSQQRINLDEPRYDQGTFTGRAKHFLITTNPLNLFASSQQLDEAKQLVHAYRKGQEPPDVTDDEIWRAKHLYDSAFHPDTGEKMMLIGRMSAQVPMNMSITGCMLTFYKTSGQTIFWQWINQTFNAVVNYTNRSGDHPIPVSQLGLSYVLATGGAVGTALGINKLVHRFPPIVARFVPFVAVAAANCINIPCMRSRELSVGIPVFDEYGKRIGESVTAARKAISQVVVSRVSMAAPGMLLTAVIMDRLEKRSFIRKYPIMNPICQVGLVGIFLVFATPLCCALFPQKSSISVPKLEPELQEIAQKFRHPPTTVYFNKGL; translated from the exons ATGGAATTACCGGACGCAGACAGCTCACAGCAAAGAATTAACCTCGATGAACCGAGATACGATCAGGGAACGTTTACCGGACGCGCTAAACATTTCCTAATTACGACGAATCCGTTAAATTTGTTCGCCAGTTCTCAGCAGTTAGACGAGGCTAAACAACTCGTGCACGCCTACAGAAAGGGACAGGAACCGCCGGACGTAACTGACGATGAAATCTGGAGAGCGAAACATTTATACGACTCGGCATTTCACCCGGACACTGGTGAAAAAATGATGCTCATCGGAAGAATGTCGGCTCAAGTGCCGATGAATATGTCAATTACTGGTTGTATGTTAACATTCTACAA AACTTCAGGTCAAACGATATTCTGGCAGTGGATTAATCAAACGTTCAATGCAGTGGTTAATTACACAAACAGAAGTGGAGATCACCCGATTCCTGTCAG TCAGCTTGGTTTATCATATGTACTTGCTACTGGTGGTGCGGTTGGAACTGCTTTAGGTATTAATAAATTAGTACAT CGATTTCCACCAATCGTTGCACGGTTCGTTCCATTCGTAGCAGTAGCTGCTGCTAATTGTATCAATATACCCTGTATGAGAAGTCG GGAATTGTCAGTAGGAATTCCGGTATTTGATGAATATGGAAAGAGAATTGGAGAATCTGTAACCGCTGCACGTAAAGCTATATCACAAGTAGTAGTATCACGGGTTTCAATGGCAGCACCTGGCATGT TACTTACCGCTGTTATAATGGATAGATTGGAAAAAAGAAGTTTCATTAGG aaatatccTATTATGAATCCTATATGTCAAGTTGGTTTAGTTGGAATTTT CCTGGTATTTGCGACACCTCTCTGCTGTGCTTTGTTTCCACAGAAAAG TTCAATATCTGTGCCTAAACtggaacc
- the LOC141900219 gene encoding transmembrane protein 128-like produces the protein MAAVRNENDFANKTDNLRQRTKESNNQIGSEDVLDQFNQNVYKFRGDANIVESEKQIEKPYSFANMCWFVSAAVVFYLTDFYAAIMYDERVDRFWFNVGVFFIAVNVCIATFLIGWLTFIKKVSTDDWEQLHPMAIPIASASFCFGSVFLILGLWPLWGFLTPFIMATLFMGFIVIVMLIPPYATRKEKPVVTKIDKDL, from the exons ATGGCTGCCGTCCGGAATGAAAACGACTTCGCAAATAAAACTGACAACCTGCGTCAAAGGACGAAAGAATCTAACAATCAAATCGGATCTGAAGATGTGCTAGATCAATTCAATCAGAATG TTTATAAATTCAGAGGTGATGCAAATATTGTGGAATCGGAAAAACAAATAGAAAAGCCCTATTCATTTGCCAATATGTGTTGGTTTGTCTCAGCTGCTGTTGTATTCTATTTGACTGATTTCTATGCTGCAATTATGTATGATGAGCGTGTTGATAG aTTCTGGTTTAATGTTGGAGTATTTTTTATCGCTGTAAATGTTTGTATCGCGACATTTTTAATTGGCTGGTTGACATTTATAAAGAAAGTCAGCACCGATGACTGGGAGCAACTTCACCCTATGGCTATCCCTATAGCTTCAGCTTCTTTTTGTTTCGGATCAGTTTT TCTGATACTAGGATTGTGGCCCTTGTGGGGATTTCTGACCCCGTTTATAATGGCTACACTGTTCATGGGCTTTATCGTCATAGTGATGTTGATTCCACCTTACGCCACGCGAAAAGAAAAACCTGTCGTCACAAAAATCGATAAAGATCTCTGA